Genomic window (Dehalococcoidia bacterium):
GACGTGGGTGAAGCGGTCGGCCAGGCCCAGAGATTCCACGACGGCCGCCGTCTCGCCGCCACCGACGATGGTAACGGCATCCCGCAGGCCGGCTATGATGCCCGCCAGCCGCCTCGAGCCACGAGCGAAGGGCTCCAGCTCCATGATGCCCATAGGCCCGTTCCAGACCACCGTGCGGCAGTCCTCCAGGGCGCGCGCGAACACGTCCAGGGTCGTGTCGCCGATGTCGACGATGTGCCAGCCCTCAGGGACCTCCTTCACCGACACGCGACGGGTCTGGGCATCGGCCGCCACCCGCTCGGCGACAGTCACGTCGCTGGGCAGGAGCAGGCGCACGCCCCGCTCCCGCGCCTCGTCCATGATTCGCCGGGCCTCGTCGAGATAGTCGTCCTCCACCAGGGAAGCGCCCACCGGGAACCCCTCAGCCTTGAGGAAGGTATTGGCCATGCCGCCCCCCAGCAGCAGACGGTCTGCCCGCCGCAGAAGGTTGTGCAGCACCCCTATTTTGGTGCTGATCTTCGCCCCACCGATGACGGCGGCGTAGGGCCGCTCCGGCTCCAGCGCCCTCGAAAGGTGGGCTATCTCCCGCTCCATCAGCAGACCCGCCACCGCCGGCACATAGGCGGCCACACCGGCGGTGGAGGCATGGGCTCGGTGAGCGGCAGCGAAGGCGTCATTGACGTAGACGTCGGCCAGGCGTGCGAGGGCGCGGGCGTATTCGGGGTCGTTCTTCTCCTCCTCGGGATGAAAGCGGACGTTCTCCAGCAGCAGGACGTCGCCCTCGCCCAGGGAGGCGACCAGTTCCTCCACCTCCCGCCCCACGCAACAGGGTGCCAGGGGCACTGTCCTCCCCAGCAGCTCCGAGAGGCGTCGGGCTACTGGCGCGAGGCTAAGGCTCTCGTCGCGACCCTTGGGCCGTCCCAGGTGGGAGCAGAGGACGATGCGCGCCCTCTGCTCCTGCAGGTGACGGATGGTAGGGAGGGAGGCGCGGATGCGGGAATCGTCCAGCACGCGGTGGTCGGACTGGTCCAGGGGGACGTTGAAGTCCACCCTCACCAGCACCCGCTTACCGCGCACGTCTATATCGCGCACGCTCTTCTTCGCCACTTTCGCCTCCGCCAGGGGGTGTAAAGGGTCACGGGGTGAGGTGCAGGCGAGACTCTACGTGCTTCTCCACCTGCTCCCGGTCCCAGGGCATGGGATGATATTCGCCCTGGAGCCAGAGCTGGAGCTGGTCCGTGTAGTGGCGACTGGCGGGGTTGCCCGACTGACCTCCGGGGATGACCCCGAGGCTGCGGTTGAAGTCGGCCAGGTCGACGATCATGCGCCAGGAGGCAGCGAAGCTGACCACCTCGTAGCCATCGTAGGGCAGATACGCGGCCTGGGCCACGGTATTGGCATCACCGCCCACCGGGTAGGGGCCGCGGTTGAAGATGGGCGCCAGCGCCCGCACCTGCCCCAGGGGGTGCCGCAGCACGAGGCGGTGGAGCCGGCCCCATTGCCAGCGGGTCATGTCGTCGCCCAGGCGACGGCGCAGATCGCGCACGGCGTCCACCAGCGCCTGTTCGGCCACTTCCCGCCAGGTGCGGCCGGGGAACCAGTCGGGCCGCTCCTGCATCTTGCGCAGCAGCCAGGAAGCGGAGTCGATGAAGAAGTGGCCGGCGTCGCGTAGGGGGTGCACCGGCCGACCCAGGAGGAAATCGGCCATGGCGCCCACCTTTTCCTCCAGCGCCCTCTTCACCAGGTGGACGAAGAAGGCCTGCACGATGGCGGCAGCGATGCTCTCCGGATGCAGGGAGCCGTCCCAGGCCCCCACGAAGGTCTGGGCCCGGCGTGCCCAGGGGTCTCGCGGCTCGAGGGACAGGATGAGCTTTGCCAGCTCCTGCCCCGGCAGCGACTGCAGGTCGGTCTGGAGGGCACGAAAGTCCTCGCTGGACAGGGCCTGTCGCGACGTAAGCACCTGGACGATGCGCTCGATGCGGGGGCTGTCCACATACTCGGCGCTGAGAAAGTGGGGGTAGTCGTCGTCCACCACCTTGTTGTTGGCTGTGGCCAGCCAGTGGGAGGGAGGGTTGAAGCTGTGGGGCAACTCCTCGAAAGGCAGGTAGCCCTCCCATTCGTACTCGCCCGTCCAGCCCGGTGCCGGCGCCAGCCCCAGCCCCTTTCTGCGCACGGGCACCAGTCCGGCCATCTGGTAACCGATGTTGCCGTCTACGTCGGCGTATACAAAATTGAGGACGCTGGAGACCCATCCTCTCAGGGCTGACCGGAACCCCTCCCAGTCCTCGGCCTGCATCAGCGCCAGGAGGCCCCCGGCGAAGTCCCTCTCCTCCAGACAGACGCTGCGCAGCGCCAGCGGCCTGTCCACCCCGGGCAGGCAGGGGCTGATGATGGGGCCATGACGGGTGACGAGCACCTCCTCCACCACCGGCTCTTCGCGCCCCCGCACCCGTATCTCCTCCCTCACCACCTCCCCCTGCTCCCAGCGCCCCTGGAACTGATAACGGGACGGGTCCGAAGGATCCAACCGCTCGATATACAGGTCGTCCTGGTCCACCATGGCCGCCGTCACGCCCCAGGCGATGCGCTGGTTGTGACCGATGATGATGGCTGGCAGCCCGGGAAGGCAGACCCCTGCCGCGCGCAGTCCCGGGGCCTCGAGATGCGCTTCGTACCATATGCAGGGAATGCTCAGGGGCAGGTGGGGGTCGTTGGCCAGCAGTGGCTTCCCCGTCACCGACTTGCTGCCATCCACCACCCAGTTGTTGCTGAGGCCGCCGCCCACCACTGCCAGCGCCAGCTCGCGGAACTCCCGACGTAGATCCGGGCCAGGGGAGCGGGAGGGTGACCCAGGGGGCAGCACCAGTGGCTTGCCCAGGGGGTACTGGGGCTCCAGTTCGGCCAACGTTTCGGGACCGAAGCGCTCCAGCAGCCAGGCCCTGAGCACCTCTCGGTCCCAGTTGCCGGACAGCGTCCAGGCTATGAAGCGCCCGATGGCGGTGGAGTCGGCGACCTGCCATGGCTGGGGGCGGTATCGCAGCACCAGGCACTCCACCGGAAGGGTGCCCGAGGCGAGCCAGGCGTTGACGCCGGCGGCGAAGGCCTCCAGTGCCTCCCTCACCTGGGGCTGCAGTCGGTCCACGTCACGGCGGGCGACGCGGCCGATGCCCACCCGCCGCATCAGGCGGTCGTATTCCAGGGCCGCCTCGCCCATCACCTCGGCCAGGGTGCCGGTGGCGAGCCGACGGTAGAAGTCCAGTTGCCAGAGCCTGTCCCGGGCCTGCAGGTAGCCCAGGACGAAGAAGAGGTCCCAGAGGTTCCTGGCGTAGATGTGGGGCACTCCCCAGCGGTCGCGCAGCACCTCCACTGGCTCCCGCAGGCCCACCAGCCTGAGCTGTCGACGGCCTGCGGGCTGGCGCCCGCTCAGCAGGCGGTAGGCCAGGGCTGCCGCCCCTACGCCCACGGCGGCTAGCAGGGCGGCTCCCCTCAACCTACGCAACGCCATGACGGGCACCTGCAGGAGCGAGCATTACTGCTAACCAGTTTTGCTGATTGACAGGTTGCGCCGACGCCGCTAGCATGAGAGTCAAACGAGCCGTTATGACCCGGCCGGTCCCGCCCCCCAGCCACCGCCTGTCCGCCTCCGACGACGTGGAGGTCTCTACCTATCTGGAGATCGCCCGCGAGCGGGAGGGCCACGCTCCGGCTCCCGGGCCGTCGGAGCGGCGTCGGCAGCCCGAGACGGTAGTCGTCCTGGACTTCGGCTCCCAGTATAGCATGCTCATCGCCCGCAGGGTGCGAGAATGCAACGTCTACTGCGAGCTGGTGCCGCCCGACACCCCCTGGGACGAGATAGCGCGCCTCTCGCCGCGGGGCTTCATCCTCTCGGGTGGCCCTGCATCGGTATACGATGAAGGTGCCCCCCTGGCGCCCCACTACGTCTTCGGGTCGGGCCTGCCGGTGCTGGGCATCTGTTACGGCATGCAATTGCTGGCCCACCAGCTCGGGGGCCGCGTAGCCCCCTCTCAACGACGCGAATACGGCCTGTCGCTGTTGCAGGTGGACGATCCCTCCTCCCCCCTCTTCGCGGGGCTGCCCACATCCTTCCCCGTCTGGATGTCCCACGGCGACCAGGTGACGGAGCTGCCGCCGGGATTCCGTGCTCTGGCCCATTCGGACAACTCCCCCGTGGCGGTCATGGCCGATGACTCGCGTATGTTCGGCCTCCAGTTCCATCCCGAGGTGGTGCACACGCCTCTGGGCAAGGAGATCATCCGCAACTTCCTCTACCGTGTCTGCGGCTGTCGTGGCGACTGGACACCGGGCAACTTCATCGCCGAGGCGGTGGAGCGCGTACGGGAGACGGTGGGCGGCAGCCGCGTCCTCTGCGCCCTTTCGGGCGGGGTGGACTCGGCGGTGACGGCTGCCCTGGTGCACCGGGCCGTGGGCGACCAGCTCACCTGCATCTTCGTCAACAATGGCCTCCTGCGGCGAGAGGAGCCGGAGCGGGTTCAGGACACCTTCCGCCGCCACCTCGGCATTCCGCTGGTCTACGTGGACGCTACCCGCACTTTCTTGGAGCGGCTGCGGGGAGTGACGGACCCGGAGGAGAAGCGAAAAGTCATCGGCGAGACCTTTATCCGCGTGTTCGAGGCCGAGGCTGGCAAGCTGGGCGAATTCGAGTTCATTGCCCAGGGCACCACCTACCCCGACGTTATCGAGAGCGCTGCCGGCTCCGGCGCCGCCGCCAAGATCAAGACCCACCACAACGTGGGCGGCCTGCCCAAGGAGATGAGCTTCCGCCTGCTGGAGCCCCTGCGCTACCTGTTCAAGGACGAGGTGCGGCGGGTGGGGCTGGAGCTGGGCCTGCCCGAGGAGATGGTCTACCGCCAGCCCTTCCCCGGCCCGGGGCTGGCCATCCGCGTCATCGGCGAGGTGACGGAGGAGAAGCTGGAGCTGCTGCGGGCCTGCGACTGGATCGTGATGGACGAGATCAAGCGGGCGGGCCTCTACCGGCAGCTCTGGCAGTCCTTCGCCGTGCTGACCGACACGCGCTCGGTGGGGGTCATGGGCGACTACCGCACCTACGGCTACGTGGTGGCGGTGCGGGCGGTGACGGCCGAGGACGCCATGACGGCCGACTGGGCGCG
Coding sequences:
- a CDS encoding phosphoglycerate kinase, with translation MAKKSVRDIDVRGKRVLVRVDFNVPLDQSDHRVLDDSRIRASLPTIRHLQEQRARIVLCSHLGRPKGRDESLSLAPVARRLSELLGRTVPLAPCCVGREVEELVASLGEGDVLLLENVRFHPEEEKNDPEYARALARLADVYVNDAFAAAHRAHASTAGVAAYVPAVAGLLMEREIAHLSRALEPERPYAAVIGGAKISTKIGVLHNLLRRADRLLLGGGMANTFLKAEGFPVGASLVEDDYLDEARRIMDEARERGVRLLLPSDVTVAERVAADAQTRRVSVKEVPEGWHIVDIGDTTLDVFARALEDCRTVVWNGPMGIMELEPFARGSRRLAGIIAGLRDAVTIVGGGETAAVVESLGLADRFTHVSTGGGATLEFLEGRELPGIAALLDA
- a CDS encoding penicillin acylase family protein, whose amino-acid sequence is MALRRLRGAALLAAVGVGAAALAYRLLSGRQPAGRRQLRLVGLREPVEVLRDRWGVPHIYARNLWDLFFVLGYLQARDRLWQLDFYRRLATGTLAEVMGEAALEYDRLMRRVGIGRVARRDVDRLQPQVREALEAFAAGVNAWLASGTLPVECLVLRYRPQPWQVADSTAIGRFIAWTLSGNWDREVLRAWLLERFGPETLAELEPQYPLGKPLVLPPGSPSRSPGPDLRREFRELALAVVGGGLSNNWVVDGSKSVTGKPLLANDPHLPLSIPCIWYEAHLEAPGLRAAGVCLPGLPAIIIGHNQRIAWGVTAAMVDQDDLYIERLDPSDPSRYQFQGRWEQGEVVREEIRVRGREEPVVEEVLVTRHGPIISPCLPGVDRPLALRSVCLEERDFAGGLLALMQAEDWEGFRSALRGWVSSVLNFVYADVDGNIGYQMAGLVPVRRKGLGLAPAPGWTGEYEWEGYLPFEELPHSFNPPSHWLATANNKVVDDDYPHFLSAEYVDSPRIERIVQVLTSRQALSSEDFRALQTDLQSLPGQELAKLILSLEPRDPWARRAQTFVGAWDGSLHPESIAAAIVQAFFVHLVKRALEEKVGAMADFLLGRPVHPLRDAGHFFIDSASWLLRKMQERPDWFPGRTWREVAEQALVDAVRDLRRRLGDDMTRWQWGRLHRLVLRHPLGQVRALAPIFNRGPYPVGGDANTVAQAAYLPYDGYEVVSFAASWRMIVDLADFNRSLGVIPGGQSGNPASRHYTDQLQLWLQGEYHPMPWDREQVEKHVESRLHLTP
- the guaA gene encoding glutamine-hydrolyzing GMP synthase, giving the protein MTRPVPPPSHRLSASDDVEVSTYLEIAREREGHAPAPGPSERRRQPETVVVLDFGSQYSMLIARRVRECNVYCELVPPDTPWDEIARLSPRGFILSGGPASVYDEGAPLAPHYVFGSGLPVLGICYGMQLLAHQLGGRVAPSQRREYGLSLLQVDDPSSPLFAGLPTSFPVWMSHGDQVTELPPGFRALAHSDNSPVAVMADDSRMFGLQFHPEVVHTPLGKEIIRNFLYRVCGCRGDWTPGNFIAEAVERVRETVGGSRVLCALSGGVDSAVTAALVHRAVGDQLTCIFVNNGLLRREEPERVQDTFRRHLGIPLVYVDATRTFLERLRGVTDPEEKRKVIGETFIRVFEAEAGKLGEFEFIAQGTTYPDVIESAAGSGAAAKIKTHHNVGGLPKEMSFRLLEPLRYLFKDEVRRVGLELGLPEEMVYRQPFPGPGLAIRVIGEVTEEKLELLRACDWIVMDEIKRAGLYRQLWQSFAVLTDTRSVGVMGDYRTYGYVVAVRAVTAEDAMTADWARLPYDVLARISSRIVNEVPGVNRVVYDITSKPPGTIEWE